In the genome of Vicia villosa cultivar HV-30 ecotype Madison, WI linkage group LG7, Vvil1.0, whole genome shotgun sequence, one region contains:
- the LOC131617664 gene encoding uncharacterized protein LOC131617664, which translates to METIQSWVSKHKLATIGGLWASGIGATLVTYSRTKFPLKPSLRLIHARMHAQALTLAVLSGAAVYRYYENRVVEPKQEAENIHAPSLIQMDEWEFICPY; encoded by the exons ATGGAGACAATTCAATCATGGGTTTCAAAACACAAACTCGCCACAATTG GTGGACTTTGGGCATCTGGAATTGGAGCAACACTTGTAACATATTCACGTACAAAATTTCCATTGAAGCCAAGTCTTAGGCTAATTCATGCTAG AATGCACGCTCAGGCGTTAACATTGGCAGTATTGTCCGGTGCGGCGGTTTATCGGTATTATGAGAATCGCGTTGTGGAGCCAAAGCAAGAGGCGGAGAATATTCATGCTCCAAGTTTGATCCAAATGGATGAGTGGGAGTTTATTTGTCCTTATTAA